A region of the Planctomycetaceae bacterium genome:
GCCACGAAGGAAGAAATCGAATGTGAACAGGAAGACATCGATCGCGAACTGGCGATGATGGCCTTCCAAAGCGGCGATACCGTGCGCCGCATCCGGGCAAAGATGGTGAAGTCCGGGATGATCGAAAACCTGGAAGCTCAGCTTCGAGAACGCAAGGCCGTGGACTTCATTCTGCAGCACACGTCGTTTAAGGACGTCAAGCGCGAACCGTATCTGGAAAATGACGTTGCCAGTGTTGCGTTTGCCATCTGCGGAAACATGACGGCAACCCTGGTGGACGACCGCGCCAGTGAAGCTGACGAGGAAGACTGACCGGGCTGTCCCCCTGTTCGCTCAGCCGGCCGGCACGTGTCTGGCGGCACGCACGCTCCCGAACCCGGCCCGATGGTGACGGTTCCCGGGGCTCGATTGTTTCAACTCACCGATTGACACGGAAGCTGTAATCCGACGATTGAGGAAATGATGGATCTACGCAACGAATACGTCCCCATGGCAGCAAGAGACTATGCCGCTCAGCGGCAGATGACCGTGGGAGACCTGCTGCTCGATAACCGGATCATTTTTCTGGACGGCCCGATTCACGACGGCAGCGCAAACCTGGTCGTCATGAAGTTGTTGTTTCTGCAGTCCGAAAACCGGCATCAGGATATTCATCTGTATGTGAATTCACCCGGCGGTTCGGTCACGGCCACGCTGGCGATTTATGACATCATGCAGTTTATTGAATGCGACGTCGCGACCTACTGCGTCGGCATGTCGGCCAGCGGCGGAGCCATCCTGGTGGCTGGCGGAGCCAAGGGCAAACGCTTCGCTTTGAAGCACTCCAAGATGATGATCCATCAGCCCCACGGTCAGGTCGGCGGCCAGGTTTCCGACATCGAGATTCAGGCCAAGGATATTCTGGAAACCCGCGAACTGCTGAATCAGATCCTTGCCGGGCATACCGGGCAGCCGGTCGAGCGGATCGCTGCGGACACGCAGCGCGACCGTTACCTCACGGCACCTCAGGCCAGGGAATACGGCCTGGTCGATGAAGTGCTGGATAAGCCCGCCAAAGCAAAAAAATAGGCTCCTCCGGGACAATACCGCAAATCACAGCCGCCGATCCTCTACGATCAGATCCGGAAGGATTCCCATATGACTGTTCTGGTACCCTACGTCGTCGAAAAGAACGGGCGCGATGAGCGCGCGATGGACATCTACAGCCGCCTGCTGAAAGATCGTATCGTGATCCTGGGCAGCGGCGTCAACGACGATGTAGCCAACAGTATCGTCGCTCAGTTGCTGTTCCTGCAGTTCGATGATCCCAAGTCCGACATCCATCTCTACATCAACTCACCCGGCGGTTCGATCACGGCGGGCATGGCGATTTACGACACCATGCAGTACATCAGTTGCGACGTCGCGACATACTGCATCGGTCAGGCCGCCAGCATGGGAGCCATCCTGCTGACAGCCGGCGCGCCGGGGAAACGACACGCTTTGCCAAACGCACGCATCATGATCCACCAGCCCCTGGCCGGAATGGAAGGCACCGCCACGGAACTGGAAATTCACGCAAAGGAAGTGCTTCGAATCAAACAGCGGATGAATGAAATCCTTCTGAAGCACACTGGTCAGACGCTGCAGAAGATCGAAGACGATACTGATCGCGATAACTTCATGACGGCCGACGAAGCAAGGACCTACAAACTGATCGACACGGTCCTGGAAAAGCTGGAGTAGCCTCCGCAGCAGGCAGGCAGCCGTGCCGAACCATAGTCCAGCTCACATCATCGCTCTCAAACGCGACGGCGAAGAACTGACTGACGACCAGATCGGGTTCTTCATCCGCGGCTACGCGGAAGACCGCATTCCCGACTACCAGATGGCGGCCCTGGCGATGGCCGTCCTGCTGCGGGGCATGAATGATCGGGAAACCGCGGCGCTGACCTTGGCGATGCTGAATTCCGGCACCCGGCTGACATGGCCCGACGATGGCATTCCCCGCGTCGATAAGCATTCCACCGGCGGCGTCGGCGACAAGATCTCCATTGTGCTTGCTCCGCTGCTGGCCGCGTGTGGAGTACAGGTCCCGATGCTTTCCG
Encoded here:
- a CDS encoding ATP-dependent Clp protease proteolytic subunit — encoded protein: MMDLRNEYVPMAARDYAAQRQMTVGDLLLDNRIIFLDGPIHDGSANLVVMKLLFLQSENRHQDIHLYVNSPGGSVTATLAIYDIMQFIECDVATYCVGMSASGGAILVAGGAKGKRFALKHSKMMIHQPHGQVGGQVSDIEIQAKDILETRELLNQILAGHTGQPVERIAADTQRDRYLTAPQAREYGLVDEVLDKPAKAKK
- a CDS encoding ATP-dependent Clp protease proteolytic subunit → MTVLVPYVVEKNGRDERAMDIYSRLLKDRIVILGSGVNDDVANSIVAQLLFLQFDDPKSDIHLYINSPGGSITAGMAIYDTMQYISCDVATYCIGQAASMGAILLTAGAPGKRHALPNARIMIHQPLAGMEGTATELEIHAKEVLRIKQRMNEILLKHTGQTLQKIEDDTDRDNFMTADEARTYKLIDTVLEKLE